From Excalfactoria chinensis isolate bCotChi1 chromosome 4, bCotChi1.hap2, whole genome shotgun sequence, one genomic window encodes:
- the ARHGEF6 gene encoding rho guanine nucleotide exchange factor 6 isoform X1 — MTENGSHQLVVKARFNFKQTNEDELSVNKGDIIYVTRVEEGGWWEGTLNGKTGWFPSNYVREIKSTDKPLSPKALKGLESTQLTKNYYPVVLQNILETERDYAKELQSLLGTYLRPLQSYDKLSAVDIASLLGNVEEISAFQQTLNQALEDVAKLPENQQRVGGCFMNLMAQFRSLYLTYCANHPSAVNVLTQHSDELEKFMESQGAANPGILILTTSLSKPFLRLDKYVTLLQELERHMEEAHADHDDILKAITSFKSLVSQCQELRKRKQLELQILSESIQRWEGEDIKTMGNIIYMSQVMVQSGGSEEKEERYFLLFSNVLLMLSASPRMSGFIYQGRLPLTGMTLTKLEDAEGNEHVFEIAGNMMERITVSCSTSQDLHEWLEHLQRLTKGTCNTVSKTQSWSTHSTFGSTGQIRGPLEPPKILKPWSLSCLRPAPPLRPSAALSYKERMSYILKDSSKSPKTMKKFLPKRKTERKASDEEFVIRKSTAALEEDAQILKVIEAYCTGAGFQQALSSGSRKDSIPQVLLPEEEKIIIEETRSNGQTVTEEKSLVDTVYALKDEVKELKQENKRMKQCLEEELKSRKDLEKLVRRLLKQTDECSREETGRKSSLIA; from the exons ATGACCGAGAATGGCAGTCATCAGCTGGTGGTAAAGGCCAGGTTCAATTTTAAGCAGACCAACGAGGATGAACTCTCTGTTAACAAAGGAGACATTATTTATGTCACCCGGGTTGAGGAAGGGGGctggtgggaagggaccttgaaTGGAAAAACAGGCTGGTTCCCAAGCAACTACGTCAGAGAAATCAAATCCACCG aTAAACCACTCTCTCCCAAAGCATTAAAAGGACTTGAAAGCACTCAGCTGACAAAGAATTATTACCCTGTG GTGTTGCAAAATATTCTGGAAACAGAACGAGATTATGCGAAGGAACTACAGTCACTTCTGGGAACTTACTTAAGACCCCTGCAGTCTTATGATAA GCTCAGTGCTGTGGACATCGCGTCGCTGCTGGGAAACGTGGAGGAAatcagtgcatttcagcaaacCCTGAACCAAGCCTTGGAAGATGTTGCAAA GCTCCCTGAGAACCAGCAGCGTGTGGGAGGCTGCTTTATGAACCTGATGGCCCAGTTCCGCTCCCTGTACCTGACGTACTGCGCGAACCACCCTTCTGCTGTCAATGTCCTCACACAGCACAG CGATGAGCTGGAGAAATTCATGGAGAGCCAGGGTGCGGCCAACCCAGGCATTCTCATCTTAACCACGAGCCTCAGCAAACCCTTCCTGAGGCTGGACAAATATGTGACTCTTCTGCAGGAGTTGGAGCGGCACATGGAG GAGGCGCATGCGGATCACGATGACATCCTGAAAGCCATCACATCCTTCAAGTCTCTTGTG TCGCAGTGCCAGGAGCTGAGGAAGAGGAAACAACTTGAGCTGCAGATCCTCTCCGAATCCATCCAGCGCTGGGAAGGAGAGGACATAAAAACAATGGGAAATATCATCTACATGTCCCAGGTCATGGTGCAGAGCGGGGGCAGTGAG gagaaagaagagcgatatttcttgttgttttcaaaCGTTTTGCTCATGCTGTCTGCAAGCCCACGGATGAGTGGGTTCATCTATCAG GGAAGGCTGCCTTTAACAGGAATGACGCTGACAAAGCTGGAAGATGCAGAAGGGAACGAGCACGTGTTTGAAATCGCAG GGAACATGATGGAGCGCATCACTGTGTCCTGTAGCACCAGCCAGGACTTGCACGAGTGGCTTGAGCACTTGCAGAGGTTGACCAAAGGGACGTGCAACACCGTGTCCAAAACACAGTCCTGGAGCACCCATTCG ACATTTGGCTCCACCGGACAGATCCGTGGTCCCCTGGAGCCCCCCAAAATCCTCAAACCCTGGAGCTTGAGCTGCCTCCGTCCCGCTCCTCCCCTCCGACCATCGGCAGCGCTGAGTTACAAAGAG AGGATGTCTTATATCTTAAAG GACTCCAGCAAAAGTCCAAAAACCATGAAGAAGTTTcttccaaaaaggaaaactgagagaaaagcatCAGATGAAGAGTTTGTTATTAGGAAAA GTACTGCTGCACTGGAGGAAGATGCTCAGATCCTGAAGGTGATCGAGGCGTACTGCACCGGGGCGGGCTTCCAGCAGGCACTCAGCTCAG GCTCCCGTAAGGACTCCAtcccccaagtccttcttcCTGAGGAGGAGAAAATCATCATCGAGGAAACGAGGAGCAATGGTCAGACTGTCACAGAGGAAAA gAGCCTCGTTGACACGGTTTATGCACTGAAAGATGAAGTGAAGGAACTGAAACAG GAGAACAAAAGGATGAAGCAGTGTTTGGAGGAAGAGCTGAAGTCCCGGAAGGACCTGGAGAAGCTGGTGAGGCGGCTGCTGAAGCAGACAGATgagtgcagcagggaggagacGGGACGCAAGTCATCGCTGATTGCCTGA
- the ARHGEF6 gene encoding rho guanine nucleotide exchange factor 6 isoform X2, with amino-acid sequence MTENGSHQLVVKARFNFKQTNEDELSVNKGDIIYVTRVEEGGWWEGTLNGKTGWFPSNYVREIKSTDKPLSPKALKGLESTQLTKNYYPVVLQNILETERDYAKELQSLLGTYLRPLQSYDKLSAVDIASLLGNVEEISAFQQTLNQALEDVAKLPENQQRVGGCFMNLMAQFRSLYLTYCANHPSAVNVLTQHSDELEKFMESQGAANPGILILTTSLSKPFLRLDKYVTLLQELERHMEEAHADHDDILKAITSFKSLVSQCQELRKRKQLELQILSESIQRWEGEDIKTMGNIIYMSQVMVQSGGSEEKEERYFLLFSNVLLMLSASPRMSGFIYQGRLPLTGMTLTKLEDAEGNEHVFEIAGNMMERITVSCSTSQDLHEWLEHLQRLTKGTCNTVSKTQSWSTHSTFGSTGQIRGPLEPPKILKPWSLSCLRPAPPLRPSAALSYKEDSSKSPKTMKKFLPKRKTERKASDEEFVIRKSTAALEEDAQILKVIEAYCTGAGFQQALSSGSRKDSIPQVLLPEEEKIIIEETRSNGQTVTEEKSLVDTVYALKDEVKELKQENKRMKQCLEEELKSRKDLEKLVRRLLKQTDECSREETGRKSSLIA; translated from the exons ATGACCGAGAATGGCAGTCATCAGCTGGTGGTAAAGGCCAGGTTCAATTTTAAGCAGACCAACGAGGATGAACTCTCTGTTAACAAAGGAGACATTATTTATGTCACCCGGGTTGAGGAAGGGGGctggtgggaagggaccttgaaTGGAAAAACAGGCTGGTTCCCAAGCAACTACGTCAGAGAAATCAAATCCACCG aTAAACCACTCTCTCCCAAAGCATTAAAAGGACTTGAAAGCACTCAGCTGACAAAGAATTATTACCCTGTG GTGTTGCAAAATATTCTGGAAACAGAACGAGATTATGCGAAGGAACTACAGTCACTTCTGGGAACTTACTTAAGACCCCTGCAGTCTTATGATAA GCTCAGTGCTGTGGACATCGCGTCGCTGCTGGGAAACGTGGAGGAAatcagtgcatttcagcaaacCCTGAACCAAGCCTTGGAAGATGTTGCAAA GCTCCCTGAGAACCAGCAGCGTGTGGGAGGCTGCTTTATGAACCTGATGGCCCAGTTCCGCTCCCTGTACCTGACGTACTGCGCGAACCACCCTTCTGCTGTCAATGTCCTCACACAGCACAG CGATGAGCTGGAGAAATTCATGGAGAGCCAGGGTGCGGCCAACCCAGGCATTCTCATCTTAACCACGAGCCTCAGCAAACCCTTCCTGAGGCTGGACAAATATGTGACTCTTCTGCAGGAGTTGGAGCGGCACATGGAG GAGGCGCATGCGGATCACGATGACATCCTGAAAGCCATCACATCCTTCAAGTCTCTTGTG TCGCAGTGCCAGGAGCTGAGGAAGAGGAAACAACTTGAGCTGCAGATCCTCTCCGAATCCATCCAGCGCTGGGAAGGAGAGGACATAAAAACAATGGGAAATATCATCTACATGTCCCAGGTCATGGTGCAGAGCGGGGGCAGTGAG gagaaagaagagcgatatttcttgttgttttcaaaCGTTTTGCTCATGCTGTCTGCAAGCCCACGGATGAGTGGGTTCATCTATCAG GGAAGGCTGCCTTTAACAGGAATGACGCTGACAAAGCTGGAAGATGCAGAAGGGAACGAGCACGTGTTTGAAATCGCAG GGAACATGATGGAGCGCATCACTGTGTCCTGTAGCACCAGCCAGGACTTGCACGAGTGGCTTGAGCACTTGCAGAGGTTGACCAAAGGGACGTGCAACACCGTGTCCAAAACACAGTCCTGGAGCACCCATTCG ACATTTGGCTCCACCGGACAGATCCGTGGTCCCCTGGAGCCCCCCAAAATCCTCAAACCCTGGAGCTTGAGCTGCCTCCGTCCCGCTCCTCCCCTCCGACCATCGGCAGCGCTGAGTTACAAAGAG GACTCCAGCAAAAGTCCAAAAACCATGAAGAAGTTTcttccaaaaaggaaaactgagagaaaagcatCAGATGAAGAGTTTGTTATTAGGAAAA GTACTGCTGCACTGGAGGAAGATGCTCAGATCCTGAAGGTGATCGAGGCGTACTGCACCGGGGCGGGCTTCCAGCAGGCACTCAGCTCAG GCTCCCGTAAGGACTCCAtcccccaagtccttcttcCTGAGGAGGAGAAAATCATCATCGAGGAAACGAGGAGCAATGGTCAGACTGTCACAGAGGAAAA gAGCCTCGTTGACACGGTTTATGCACTGAAAGATGAAGTGAAGGAACTGAAACAG GAGAACAAAAGGATGAAGCAGTGTTTGGAGGAAGAGCTGAAGTCCCGGAAGGACCTGGAGAAGCTGGTGAGGCGGCTGCTGAAGCAGACAGATgagtgcagcagggaggagacGGGACGCAAGTCATCGCTGATTGCCTGA